One Deinococcus roseus DNA window includes the following coding sequences:
- a CDS encoding S8 family peptidase, with protein sequence MKKTYVTLGLNATLLSVVLAACGGGGGGPTQGTIKGQVGFFDTSLSLSQQEAAQSLSPDVIPGHFLVKYRNEAGFSKQGLVQVAGKTLHLQRNLALSGVKLLAFDGATRAQTASVLAALRADPNVEYAQPDYMMYPMKTSNDPLLGFQWHYNSIKLQEAWDITTGSNVTVAVADTGILKGHPELAGKLLPGYDFATLTGDTPTGDGDSRDPDPEDTGSNDTTSYHGTHVAGTIAAATNNGAGVAGVSWGAKIVPVRVLGLAGGPLSDIMDGLLWAAGEPVAGVPANANPAQVINMSLGGKAICSDLPAYQALFDKLAAKGIIVVVAAGNSNADASKFSPASCGNVITVGSTGFASDRSTFSNFGTRVDVMAPGGEMAQDLNGDTKPDGVLSLGKDDVKKEFIHTFLQGTSMAAPHVAGVVALMKSVKPNLNYAEAVEILKKTATPLSNEQCRVANGCGAGLINAFKAVQMANSIPVPDFNVLLDVPAITLEAESSASATLHLNLTGGFAQPIDVKIEGVDAKLQATLVNLGSNKFRIDVKALADSAGNYTITVKANSGITTRTEMLSVQVKPTDVNAKGTSVIACAYTGNPAMLCDPNFSRFFDVAASGKVANYQISLSTSRRYIPVAWLDKNGSGKLDGGDFWGFYERNGKLVLVDPGESGIDLPLELFHDIKQLGVESEASISAQKILEQMIQQQAK encoded by the coding sequence ATGAAAAAGACTTATGTGACACTGGGGTTGAATGCCACCTTGCTGAGCGTGGTGCTGGCAGCTTGCGGAGGAGGCGGCGGGGGACCCACCCAGGGCACCATCAAGGGACAGGTGGGTTTTTTTGACACCAGCCTCAGCCTCAGCCAGCAAGAAGCCGCCCAGTCCCTCAGCCCTGATGTGATTCCAGGCCACTTCCTGGTCAAATACCGCAACGAGGCAGGTTTCAGCAAGCAAGGGCTGGTGCAGGTGGCTGGAAAAACCCTGCACCTGCAAAGGAACCTTGCCCTGTCCGGGGTAAAACTGCTGGCTTTTGATGGTGCCACCCGTGCCCAGACGGCCAGCGTGCTGGCTGCCCTCAGGGCCGATCCCAACGTTGAATATGCCCAGCCCGATTACATGATGTATCCCATGAAGACCTCCAATGATCCCCTGCTGGGCTTCCAGTGGCACTACAACAGCATCAAGCTGCAGGAAGCCTGGGACATCACCACCGGGAGCAATGTGACCGTGGCGGTGGCAGACACCGGGATCCTGAAGGGTCACCCGGAACTGGCTGGAAAACTGTTGCCGGGTTACGATTTCGCAACCCTCACAGGCGACACACCCACCGGAGATGGAGACAGCCGGGACCCTGACCCTGAAGACACGGGCAGCAACGACACCACCTCCTACCACGGAACCCACGTGGCAGGCACCATTGCTGCAGCCACAAACAACGGCGCTGGAGTGGCAGGCGTTTCATGGGGAGCCAAGATTGTGCCTGTGCGGGTGCTGGGTCTGGCTGGAGGCCCCCTGTCTGACATCATGGACGGTCTGTTGTGGGCTGCAGGAGAACCTGTGGCCGGAGTGCCCGCCAATGCCAACCCTGCCCAGGTGATCAACATGAGCCTGGGAGGCAAGGCCATTTGCTCAGATTTGCCTGCCTATCAGGCCCTCTTTGACAAACTGGCCGCCAAAGGCATCATCGTGGTGGTGGCTGCTGGCAATTCCAATGCCGATGCCAGCAAGTTCAGTCCGGCCAGTTGCGGAAACGTCATCACCGTGGGATCCACGGGTTTTGCCAGTGACCGCTCCACCTTCTCCAACTTTGGGACCCGGGTGGATGTGATGGCTCCAGGTGGGGAGATGGCCCAGGACCTCAATGGTGATACAAAACCCGACGGTGTGTTGAGCCTCGGCAAAGACGATGTCAAGAAGGAATTCATCCACACTTTCCTGCAGGGCACCAGCATGGCTGCACCCCACGTGGCGGGTGTGGTGGCCCTGATGAAGAGCGTCAAACCCAACCTGAACTATGCGGAAGCTGTGGAGATTTTGAAGAAAACCGCCACACCCCTCAGCAACGAGCAGTGTCGGGTGGCCAATGGCTGCGGTGCAGGCCTGATCAATGCCTTCAAAGCTGTGCAGATGGCCAATTCCATCCCAGTGCCGGATTTCAATGTGCTGCTGGACGTTCCAGCCATCACCCTGGAAGCTGAATCAAGCGCTTCTGCCACCCTGCACCTCAACCTGACGGGTGGGTTTGCCCAGCCCATTGATGTGAAAATTGAAGGTGTGGATGCCAAACTGCAGGCCACCCTGGTCAATCTGGGTTCCAACAAGTTTCGCATTGACGTGAAAGCACTGGCTGACTCTGCTGGAAATTACACCATCACTGTGAAAGCCAATTCCGGGATCACCACCAGGACTGAAATGCTGAGCGTTCAGGTAAAACCCACGGATGTGAATGCAAAGGGAACCTCCGTGATTGCGTGTGCATACACTGGAAACCCTGCAATGTTGTGTGACCCCAATTTCTCCAGGTTTTTTGATGTGGCGGCTTCCGGCAAAGTGGCCAATTACCAGATTTCCCTGAGTACGAGCCGCCGTTACATCCCGGTGGCCTGGCTGGACAAGAACGGCAGCGGAAAACTGGATGGTGGCGACTTCTGGGGATTCTACGAGCGCAATGGCAAACTGGTGCTGGTGGATCCCGGAGAATCAGGCATTGATTTGCCCCTGGAGCTCTTCCACGACATCAAACAGCTGGGTGTGGAATCTGAAGCCAGCATCTCTGCACAGAAGATTTTGGAACAAATGATTCAACAACAGGCCAAATAA